The Geobacter metallireducens GS-15 region GGCCAGTTTGGCGCGGGACTGATCGACCGGAATCGGGAACGTGTGCACTTCCTTGCAGAAACTCTTGAGGTGCTCGATGTGCTCAGGCTTCAGCTCGTGTTCCGGCTGCTGGATAAAGGTCACCAAGGTCACGTCATGGCGTCGCGCTGCATCCCGCAGCGTGTGATAGGTGCGCAGACTGTGGCCGTTGATGAGGGGATAGGGGCTCTTGGTGGAGAGGAACAAAACGTTCATCCGATCGCTCCTCCTGCTCCGATCATACCCCGGTAGATTTCGATATAGCGCTGCGCCATGGTATCGGCAGAGTAATGCACTTTCACGCGTTCGTATCCTTTCAGGGCCATGCAGCGGGCCTTGTCCGCCTCGTCGTGGCTGCGGATTATGGCTTCGGCAAGGGCCGGGACATCACCCGGGGAGACAACAACACCGGTGACACCATTATTAATTACTGTGGCAATCGCCCCCACATTGGTGGCTATGGCTGGAACCTTTGCCGCCTGAGCCTCCAGAAGGGCCATGGGAAGACCTTCACTGAGGGACGGAAGAACAAAGAGATCGAAGCGGGGCAAAATGGACGGAACGTCATCCCGCTTCCCCGTAAAAATAGCAGTTTGTTCAATCCCCTCTTCCCGAGCCAACTGCTCAAGGCGCCGCCTCTCAGGACCATCCCCCACCACAACACAGACGACATTCGGGATCGATTTGCGGACGCTCTTGACAGCCTGCAGCAAATGACGGTGCCCCTTTTCCTCCGTGAGCGCCCCCACTGTACCGATCACATAGGAACTACCGGCTACCCCCAGCACATTTCCTGCATCTGCCTTGGTCGGCAGGCTTTCGAAACGGCTGAAATCGACCCCGTTGTCAATGACCGACAGCCCATCCCTACCGATTCCCAATACCGCAAGCCGATCGGCAATTTTCGGAGATACGGCAACCACTCGATCAGCCTTCCTCACCAGCATGGCATCGAGAAGAGCATAGAGAAACAGTTTAAAACCGGCCCTCCGCCCATGATTGGTGACGATCCAGCGGGCGCCTGACAGCTCCGCGGCCTGCCGA contains the following coding sequences:
- a CDS encoding glycosyltransferase, producing MEPLHILHLISTSGLFGAERVLLELASQSRSLGMHVTVAALKNSRNPNTELAEAARGAGLPTLVVPCGGRFDAGVVGILTEEIRKSGTQIIHSHNYKSNYYARQAAELSGARWIVTNHGRRAGFKLFLYALLDAMLVRKADRVVAVSPKIADRLAVLGIGRDGLSVIDNGVDFSRFESLPTKADAGNVLGVAGSSYVIGTVGALTEEKGHRHLLQAVKSVRKSIPNVVCVVVGDGPERRRLEQLAREEGIEQTAIFTGKRDDVPSILPRFDLFVLPSLSEGLPMALLEAQAAKVPAIATNVGAIATVINNGVTGVVVSPGDVPALAEAIIRSHDEADKARCMALKGYERVKVHYSADTMAQRYIEIYRGMIGAGGAIG